CAGCTGGCCGATGAAAAATGGAATGACTATGAAATTGGCCCGCTCATCGAAAGCCCTTCAAAAAGACTGAGATTTCTGAAAAGCGATTCATATTTGAACCGGTGATTTGTATTTTGAAGATATAAAAAAAGCGCCGTACTTCCGCACAGCGCCTTCAAAATTTTAAAATCAAAGATTTCAGTTGAAATCTAAAATCGAATATCTAAAATCTTATATCAATCCCTGTTCGTGTTTGATCTTGATATTTTTGAGCATATCCTGGGTCATAGCATCGAGGTCGAACGACGGTTTCCATCCCCATTCCAGACGTGCGGCGCTGTCATCGATGCTTTCGGGCCAGCTGTTGGCAATGGCCTGTCGATAATCCGGTTCGTAAGTGATTGAAAAATCGGGTTGATATTTTTTAATGCTTTCTGCCAATTCTGCGGCCGAAAAACTCATTGCGCCAACATTGAAGTTTGAATGATGTTTCAATGATGTAAAATCTGCTTTCAATAAATCAATAGTAGCTTTGATACAATCGGGCATATACATCATCGGGAGTCGTGTTTCAGCGCTGACAAAGCAATTGTACTTATTGAATTTTACTGCATCGTAATAGATTGCGACTGCATAATCTGTTGTGCCGCCGCCGGGAAGTGTTTCATGGCTTATGATGCCGGGATAACGGAGTCCGCGGACATCAAGACCAAATTTCCGTACATAGTAATCGCCAAGTAATTCTCCGGCCACTTTCGTGATTCCATACATGGTGGAGGGCTCAAGAATAGTTTCCTGCGGAGTGTTTACACGCGGCGTGGTTGGTCCGAAAGCCGCTATGGAACTTGGAACCAGAACGCGATCCATTTTCATTTCGCGCGCCACTTCAAATGTATTTATAAGTGCATTTATGTTAACATCCCAGGCCAGTGCTGGATTTTTCTCGCCATTGGCTGAGAGAATAGCTGCGAGATTGATGATGGTATCAATGCTGTATTTTTTGCTTATTTCAGCAATGGCGTTGCGGTCACGGGCATCAAGAACCACCATGGGTCCTGTCGCCAGCGGTGAATTCTCGCGGATATTGATATCTGAAGCAATTACATGTTCGTTGCCGAAATCTTTTCTAAGAGCAAGAGTGAGTTCAGAGCCAATTTGCCCGAAGGCGCCTATAACAAGAATGTTTTTCATCAGGATGCGTTTGTTTTCTTGCGCAAAATTAGATTATTTTCACAGGAAATTTAGATTATTCTGCGATATTTTTGCAGCAATATACCTGATTGTCATCAATTGGCGCCGATATTAGTGTTGAAGCAATAGGCCAATTGTCTGTATTTGTATTTAATGTTCACGTGTTTGTTTCAAGTCCTGGAGGAAACAACTGTTAAAACTTAAAGAGTGACAGGTTCTGATATTTTCGATAGTTGGGCACTGATTGATCTTAAAAAAAAGTGTAGATTTGCCGGTATAAAATATTACAACCATGCAAGGGAAAGTGAAAGAATATCTGACAAAGGAACTGGCAGCCATACGCGAAGCTGGTCTTTTTAAAAATGAACGTATCATTGAAAGCGTACAGGGTGCAGAAATCACCGTAAAGGGGAAAAGAGTTCTGAATTTCTGCGCCAACAACTATCTGGGTCTTTCATCACATCCGGAACTGATTAAAGCTGCGCACGAAGAAATTGATCACCGCGGCTATGGACTTTCATCGGTCCGTTTCATTTGTGGAACACAGGACATTCACAAAGTTCTTGAGCAAAAAGTTTCTGACTTCCTGGGCATGGAAGACACTATCCTTTTCTCTTCTTGCTTCGATGCAAACGGTGCTGTTTTCGAACCACTTTTGGGTGAAAATGACGCAATCATCAGCGACGCACTCAATCATGCTTCAATCATTGATGGTGTGCGTCTTTGCAAAGCTCAGCGCTGGGCGTACAAACACAGCGACATGCGTGATATTGAGGAAGAAGATCAGGCTACCGGAAAAATGGCCAAAGGCCTTGAGCGCTGTCTAAAAGAAGCCCGCGAAAAAGGTTGTCGCTTCATTATGATTGCTACCGATGGCTCTTTCAGCATGGATGGCGACATTGCTGTTCTTGATAAAATTTGCGATCTGGCGGATAAATATGACGCTATGGTAATGGTCGATGACAGTCATTCAACCGGATTCCTTGGTAAAACAGGCCGTGGAACGCACGAATACCGCGGCGTTATGGGCCGGGTGGATATTATAACCACTACATTCGGAAAAGCATTGGGTGGCGCATCAGGCGGCTGCATCAGCAGTTCAAAGGAAATCATTGACTGGATGCGCAATAAAGCCCGTCCGTATTTGTTCTCAAACACCGTTGCTCCTTCTGTAGTTGGCGCGACCATTAAAGTTATGGATATTCTGACAGCTTCAACCGAGCTGCGCGACAAACTGGAAGCCAACACCAAAATGTTCCGCTCGAAAATGACCGAAGCTGGCTTTGATATTGTTCCGGGCGAGCATCCCATCACACCAATCATGTTCGGTAAATATCCGGATTGTTCAAAACTGGCTGTCAAATTTGCTGACCGCATGCTCGAAGAAGGCATTTATGTAATTGCTTTTTCGTTCCCGGTTGTTCCAAAAGGCAAAGACCGCATCCGCGTTCAGATTTCAGCCGGACATAGCACCGAGCAGATTGAAAAAGCCATTGCTGCTTTCACCAAGGTTGGCAAGGAACTCGGAATGCTAAAATAATTGTTGCTTGGCGACATTTGTATTTATAAGTAAAGGGTAAGAGCCGGAGAAATCCGGCTTTTTTTGTGCGCTTGAATTTTGCCACAAGGACACGAAGGCACAAAAACTGAATATTGAACAAGGAATAAGGAAATTTGAAGTAAGAAGTAAGTTTGAAGTAAATAGCCTTCAATATTCTCACTTCATTGTTATTTATTCAGGGTTCAAAGGACCGGGATCTCCCAGAAAACCAACGCGCGCCCAATATAGCTGCAGTGAGAATTGCCAAGAGGACACAAAAATATCCAATGCTTTTGCAGTTCAAAAATAATTTATGTACTTTTGAATTATGAGATTTGTTCCGGCCGATTCATATCGCAGACGCATTTGCTTATCCCTGTCGGGTAAAAGTTTTGATGAATGCCGCAGACAGCTGGGCGATGCGGTTTTTGCTGAACTTCGGCTTGACCGGATTGATATGTCTGAACTGGAAATCCGCAATCTGATTCAGGACGGATATGAATGGATTATTTCAGTCAGAGAACCCTTTTTACTTAAGAATAATTTTCGGGAATTATTCAAAGCTTCTTTGACTGGTAAAATTCGTTTTGTTGATTTTGATTTTCAGCTGATTTCTGACCCCCGCATGCAGGAGTTGCTTAAAATTGCACGTGATGCTGATTACAAAATTATGTATTCGTGGCACGACTTTGAAAAAACACCCAACCGTGAATATTTGTTGAAGAAACGCGAAGAGATTTTTGCTACAGGCCCCGATGCCATAAAAATGGTTTGCATGGCAAATACGATGGATGATGCTGCAACCATTTTATTTGCCTATCGCAATTTTAAAAATATTACAGCGTTTTGTTTAGGTGAAGAATGTAGTGAAACCCGCATTACAGCGATGAAATGGGGGCTTGGAATTTCGTATGCTCATCCGGACGATGCTGAAAGCACGGCTCCAGGCCAGTTTTCGTATTCCGACATGTTGGCTTTTGGTGAAATATTGGACAGAAAAGGAGAATTTTATGATCGAGCAGATTCAGCCATATAAAATTGAAGGTGTGCTGCAGGCCGTTGCTTCGAAAAGCTATCTGCAGCGGGCGCTGGCTATTGCCGGACTTGCAATGGGACCAACATTTATCCGCAATTACAATGCATCCGCAGATGCCATTGCTGCACAAAATATCATTTCGAAACTTGGCGCAAAAGTCAGGGGTGGAAGCCGTCTGCATATTGTTCCCGGCAAACCTGACCCCTCTTCTGAAATTATTTTTGATGCGGATGAATCTGGTCTGAGTTTACGCATGTTTTCTTTTATTGCAGCACTCTACGGAAGAGCAATCATGATGACTGGCAAGTATTCACTTTTGGCGCGGCCGGTCGAGCCCCTCGTTGAAGCATTGTTGCAATGCGGAATTCAGGTTAAAACCACCAATGGCGCATTGCCGCTCACGATTTGCGGACCGATTTCGAAAAATAAAATTGAGCTGGATGGTTCTTTCAGTTCACATATGCTGTCGGGCTTATTGATTGCTGCTCCGCTCCTGGAGCACGATACAGAAATTTCAGTACGCAATCTGGTGAGCCGGCCTTATATTGCAATGACGCTGAATATTATGCGGCAATTTGGTGTTGCCATCGAAAACAATAATTTCAGACAGTTCTATGTAAAAGGCCGTCAGCAGTATCAAGGGCAGGAATATAGTATTGAAGGTGACTGGAGCGCAGCTGCTAATTTTTTGGTAGGCGCTGCAGTTTCCGGAAAAGTTGAAATGACTGGATTGAATCAGAATTCGCTTCAGGCTGATATGAAAATCCGGGAGATTCTGGTTGACTTTGGTGCGCATGTAAATGTGCTCAATAATTTCATAAGTGTTAGTAAAAACGAGGCCAGGCCTTTCAAAGCCGACCTGACCGATTGTCCCGATTTATTTCCACCAGTGGTGGTACTTGCAGCCGCAGCAAATGGTGCTTCGGTGTTAACCGGCACTCAGCGCCTCATTCATAAAGAGTCGAACCGGTTTAAATCATTGCTTGCTGTGTTTTCGAAACTCGGGCTGAAGCTTGAACCACAGGGAAACGACCTGCATGTTTTTGGCGTCGGCTCGCTCCAGGGTGGTGAAGTTGACAGCTTCAACGATCACCGAATTGCCATGTGTGCAGCTATTGCCGCAACGCTGGCAAATTCGGAAATTAAGATCAGCAATGCTGAAGCAGTGAGTAAATCGTATCCCGATTTTTTTGCAGATCTGAGAAAAGTGATGGCGAAATAATAAATATAAACTAAGCCATTCAAGACGGCTTTTTCTAACGGGTAGATGTTACGACATTCCACCGTTTCGGCTAACTTCCGGGTTGACGTTTGACTTTATAAGCCGAAACATGGAACCGTCGTAACTACTGCAAAAACAACGGTTCCATGTTCTTCAGCTCCGGCGTCGCTTTCGAACGGTGGAATGTTGTTTTTGCATCCGACAACAATTTTTTGAAAGCCCCGATAAAATGTCGGGTTAGAACAGCGTCTCCCGAAACTCATTCAGTAAGCTTTCGTCGTCGTTTTTCGGATTGTTCACCCGCGAAGAAACGGGATAAAAATCAAATTCGAGTTGCCCGGATATTTTTGCAATGGTTGCTGCATCGGTATTGTTTGAAAGCCACTCATGCTGCAGTTCTTTGGGCACTACAAGGGGCATGCGTTCGTGAATATGTCTGATGTTTTGAGCAGCTTCGGTGGTGATGATGGTGAAAGTATTTACTTGTTGTCCGTCGGCATCCAGCCATGTATCCCAGAGCCCGGCCATAGCAAAGAGTTTTGCTTCTTTTGGTTTTATTACAAATGGCTGACGGTTTTTATCCTGCATCCATTCAAACCACGATGTGGCGGGAATAAGGCAGCGAGCGGTCTGTACAAGTTTGCGAAACGATGGTTTTTCGTGCAGTGTTTCAACCCGGGCATTGATCATTTTATTTCCGATGGCGGGATCCTTGGCCCACGAAGGAACAAGTCCCCAGCGAAACAACGACAGTGCACCGGGTTTAGTATTGGTGATAACACCCGCCACCTGCGATGGTGCAATATTATAGCGCGGCCTGAACTCAGGTGGTACCGCCAGATTCCACTCTTCTTCCAGGTCTTTTTTCTTTACATTGGCTGTGAAACGTCCGCACATGGTGTGTGGTTTTTTATATATACGAAGATATAGAATAAATGCAATTTTTGTATCTTTGTTCATATTCATGTTTTGCATAATGGAAGAAAATTCCGGACATATTTCAGTGGCAGATTTCTCAAAGCATATGTTTTGGGATGTGAATAAAGCGGAAATTGATTTAGTGCGCGATCGTCACTATGTTGTCAGGCAAGTATTCAGCTGTGGCCTGATGAATGACTGGAAGCTTATTTGCCGGTTGTATGGCATTCAGGAAATAGGCGAAATTGCAAAGCAGATACGGGATCTTGATCCAAAATCACATGCTTTTATTGCCTTGATTGCAAAAATACCTGAAGAGGATTTTTTATGCTACACTACGAAACAATCGACACCCCAACACTGGAACTTCTGAAAGACCTGATGCAGATTCCTGCTCTGAAAAATCTGCGTCTTGTTGGCGGAACCGGTCTGGCTTTACAAAAAGGTCACCGGAAGTCTGTTGATATTGATTTATTCGGATCGATTAAAACCGACGAAATTGAATTAATGAATTCGCTAAGCGTGTTTAAGGATATGAAAATCCTTCAGCAAACAAAAAACATTAAAGTATTTTCCATTAATAATATCAAGACAGACATTGTGAATTATCCCTATCCATGGTTGTTTTCTGGAGTTGAAACGGATGGAATCAGAATGGCAGATATCAGAGATGTTGCTGCAATGAAAGTGGCCGCTATTACAAACCGTGGAACGAAAAAGGATTTTATTGATTTGTGCTTTTTACTTCAGGATTTTTCTATTTCTGAAATAGTCGGATTTTATCTGACTAAATATATTGATGGTTCAGATTTTATGGCGCTGAGGAGCCTTGTTTATTTTTCTGATGCCGAAAGTGATCTGATGCCTGAAATGCTTATTCCTGGTGATTGGGACTCAATCAAAATTAAGATTAAGACCGAGGCTGAAAGATATCAAAAGTTAATATAACGCTTTTGGGAATTTTCTCACACGTGAAAAGGCAATTTGTTTTCTCATTTATATCAATCCCGTCCACGAATAGCGGTCGATGACGTTGCCGAATTTGGTTTGAAGAAATTTAAACGACGGCAGGAAATGTTTGCGTTCGAGATACACAAAATATTCGCGGGTGAGTACGTGAATGTCGTCGTCACTGGCATCCTCGGGAATCGTGAAGCGGTAATTCATATCGCGCAGAAGCCCGATGCGGGGCGCTTTTTCGAATACCGAAGCAAAAGTGGATTTAAATGGAAAATCGATGGCCAGTCCAAGATAATAATAACGTAGCAATGAATTGAAGCCATAGTTGCGATAGGCGCGTTTGGTAGCTCCACGTCCGAGCAGAATGCCGGGGAAGAGATCGAGATGCGCCGGAATGGTATAATGCAGCTTTTCTTCCGCTTCGTGGCGGGTTCGGATAAACTCACCACGCAACGACGACATCAGTTCATCCTTTTCGTTGAAAACGCCGAGAACAATGGCGATGTCGTCTACCTGGTTCCATTCGAGATAGGAATAATTGAGAACCTTGAATTGCGCCGATGACTCATAGGCCTCCTGCCGGACTGCAAACACAGCATCTGCATCGTTCTTATTCAACCTTCGTACGTAACCGATCCCCGTATTCATGTGCTAAAATAATATTGATTTGATCAAATTCCTAACTTTGTTAAAAAAATCATGGAAAATTTTATTTGGAATATACCGACACAAATGCATTTCGGAAAGGATGTATGTCTGAAAATGAGAACAATACTTCCGGCATTTGGTTCAAAAGTCTTGCTGATCAGAGGAGGCGAGTCTACGGTTAAAAACGGCGTCCGGCAGAAGATGATCAACGAAATTGAGAGTGCCGGATTGCAATGGAAAGAATTTTCAGGAGTGAAACCAAATCCCGAAATCGAAGAAGCCCGCGAAGCCGTGAAGATTGGCCGGGAGTTCGCCCCGGATGTGATTCTGGCCGTTGGCGGTGGCAGTGTAATTGATACGGCCAAAGCCATTGCAGCAGCGATTCCGGTCGATAACGATCCGTGGGATTTATATACAGGAAAACTGAAACCAAAAACAGCTGTTCCCATCATTGCTGTGCTGACACTGGCCGCGACCGGCACCGAGATGAATCCGTTCAGCGTGATGCAGAACAGAGCTGAAGGTGTGAAGACATCGTTCATGAGCCGGTTGGTGGCGCCAAAATACAGTTTTCTGGATCCGTCATTTACAGTGAGTGTACCGCGTGCGTATACTGCCTACGGAATTTCGGATCTTGTGGCGCACTCCATGGAAGCATGGTTTGGCGAAGGAGATGCAAGTCTTTCAGACCGTTTTACGGTGGCCATTATTCAGGAAGCAATCGAGTATGGACCTCGCCTGTTGAAGGAAGTGGACAATGTCGATCTGCGCGCACGCATCATGTATGCAGCTACCTGTGCGCTGAATGAGCTTACCATGTTTGGCCGCAAAAGTGGTGACTGGGGTGTGCATGGTCTTGGTCATGTGTTTTCATTACTCTATGGAATTCCGCATGGAGCAACGCTTTCGGCCATTTATCCGGCATGGATGAAACACATTGCCAAACGCGATTCAGCCCGCATTGCGGAATTTGGAAAAGCGGTATTCGGTGTTTCGGGTGTTGATCAAACCATTGAGCATACCATAAAAATGTATCGCAGTTTTTTAAGTCCGACAAATCTCAACGAAATGAAAATTGAAAGTTATGATGAGCATCAGGTGATCGATGCGATGATAAAATCAGAAGCTTCGGGATATCATTATTTACTTAATGAAGAGGATTATCGAGAAATACTGCAATTTATGAAAGCGTAGTCACTGCCATTTCTTTTTAACTTTGCAAAGCAAATTCAATTCATGGCTACCCTTAAAAAGAAAAAACGCTCGTTTTTCGGCCGTATATGGCGGTTTTGTCTGAAACTGGCATTGATGTTTTTTGTTCTTTCAATAGGATCTACGATTGTGTATCGATGGGTCAATCCGCCGGTAACACCATTAATGATCATTCGTCTTTTCGGCCAGAAAATGGAGGGAAAGGAATTGAAAATGGAATATGACTGGGTGGATATTGATTCCATCAGCACATATATGCCGCAGGCAGTCATCGCAGGCGAAGATGGTTATTTTTTATATCACAATGGTTTCGATTGGGATGCTATTGCGCAGGCACAGGAGTATAATAAGACGCATAAAATCAAGCGCGGCGCAAGCACCGTTTCGCAGCAAACTGCAAAAAATGTTTTTCTATGGCCAGACCGAACCTGGCTTCGCAAGGGGCTTGAAGTGTATTTTACTTTTTTGATAGAAACGTTTTGGAGCAAGGAAAGAATCATGGAAGTGTATCTGAATGTGATTGAATATGGCGAAGGAGTTTATGGTGTAGAGAAAGCTTCGCAAGGGTATTTTAAGCGATCCGCAAAAAAGCTGACCATGGATCAGGCCGCCACGCTGGTGGCGTGTTTGCCGAATCCGCGCAAATGGAACCCTGCGATTGCTCCGTCCATTATGTTTTCGCGAAAGGCAATTATTCTGCGCAATATGTATAACATCGGTCCGCAGACATTAGATAAACATCCATACAGCGAAGTCCGTGGAAAAAAGAGGCGATAAAGAAGTTTATGCATGGCTTGAGAAGCTCGGAATTGCGCATGATTATTACGAACATCCGCCGGCTCCGACAGCCGAAATTGCAGCGCAATACTGGAAAGACATTGATGCGGCGCATTGCAAGAATTTGTTTTTCCGCAACCACAAAGGCAATCAGCATTATCTGGTTATTTTTCATTATCAGCAGAATATTCTGATCCGGGATCTGGAGCAGCGTTTGAAGCAGGGAAAGCTCACATTTGCTTCACCCGAACGCATGGAGCGATATCTGAAAATCAGCCCCGGGAGCGTGTCTCCGTTTGGTCTCATTCACGACAAGGATCATCATATCATTGTATTTCTCGATGAAAATCTGCTGCAATACGACCGCATCAGTTTTCATCCGAATCTGAACGAAGCCTCTCTGGTTGTTGGGTTTGGGGATTTTATGAGATATTTGGAGGCGGTGGGGAATAGGTATGAGTTTTTGAGTTTGTATTAAGAATTAAACTGTACGAAATGCAAATGAATGATGCTGATAGAAAGCTAATCCAGTACCAATGCAGAGCAGGCTTTGTTGTTCCAAGCTTGCTGTTTTTTTCTTCGTTACTGGTTTCCTTTGCATTTTTGGTGAATAAAAAAAGTCTGAATTCTGACAAAGAATTTGTTTTTATAATTTGGCTATTGATCTCTTTGGTAGCGGCAATTCTGATATCATTTATCATGAACAGAAAATATTATCAAGATTTGCGCTTTGGAGAAAAGGAATGCAAAAAGAAAATCATCCAGAACACTATTCAAAGAACGGAATATGAGGCCGGAAGTGGCGTTGTAGGTCATTCAGCCATGGAAATGAAAGCTTTTACCCGTTACGATATCATCGTCGAAAACATCGCTTATCAAGTTGAAGTAGATTTTTATTTGCATAGTAAAAAGGGAGATGCAGTTCTCTTTTATTATGCCAGTAAAAGCAGGTTTTTATTAGGCTTCGAATTGGAAAAATAATAAAACAGTGTTATAAATAAATAGGAGAAATCCGCCGCGGCGGATGAGTTCCAGGTCGCTGTCTTCCTTCGATACAATTTTTTCTTCGTTTCCCTTCGAAAAAATCACTCAGGATGACAGCGATTTAGAGGCTGGGCGTAGTCTTTAATATAAAATACGCTGGGCGTAGTCTGGAGACTACGCCCTCCAGAAAAATATTAAAAGACTACGCCCAGCCATACTTATTTCATCAATTCCGAAATCATCCGGTCGGCAAACAACAGACCTGAACGCGAGAGTGCAAGAGACTTTTCGGTGATATGAAAATTATCAGATGCGTTTAATTTATGCACTTCTCTTTTTAATTCTTCCACGCTCTGTTCACCGAAAAGCTGTGTCATTTCATCAAGCTGAATGCCGCATACCATACGCAAACGAGTCAATAAAAATTCGTTGTAGCGATCAGTATCATTTAATGTTTCACTTTCGAAAACCGGCTTCCGATCATTGATTCCGGTAATATACTGTTGAAGATCCGACACATTCCACGATCTTGTTTTTCCGTCGAACGAATGGGCCGATGGCCCGAGACCAAGGTATGGCGCGCCTTTCCAATAGGCACTGTTGTGTTTCGATTCAAATCCGGGAAAACAAAAATTGCTGATTTCATATTGCAGAAAGCCACATGCTTCGGCTTTTTCAACAGCTCTGATGTATTCTGACGCCTGAAAATCTTCGTCGGTGTTTTGCAGAACGCCTTTATTGATGCGGTTTTCGAGTATTGTACCTTTTTCAACAGTGAGCGAATACATACTGAGATGCTTCACGCCAAGATTTTTTATTTCTTCAATGCTTTTCAAAACTGTTTCCGGATCAGATTCTGGAATGCCATGAATAAGATCGGCGCTCACATTATCGAAACCCGCATGAATTATATCTCTCAACGCCTGATGTGCACGAGAGGCATCGTGTTTGCGCCCAAGATATTTCAAATCGTTATTATCGAAAGACTGAACGCCGATGCTGATTCTGCTCACTCCCTGATTTTTCCAGAAAGAGAGTTTTTCCGGAGTGACATCATCTGGATTGGCTTCCAGTGTGACTTCTGCATTGGCTTCAATAGCGTAATATTTATGAATTGCGGAAATGATCTCACTGAATTCCTGCTCTGAGAGTAGCGAGGGCGTTCCCCCGCCGAAATAAATTGTCTGTAAAGGGTTTATTATTTCATCTTTTCGCAACTCCATTTCGCCAATAAGCGCTTGCATAAATTCACTGTGCCATTTTTTTGTTGCAAGCGAAAAGAAATCGCAATATGGGCACTTCGAATGGCAGAATGGAATATGGATGTAGAGATGAGACATTTGCAGTGGTCAGAGAGTGGTTATTGGTTAATAGTTAACGGTTATTGGTTGGCGGTTGTTGGTTAGTGATACGTTGTAAAGTGTATTTTTACTGGCTACTTACCATTGGTTACTCACCACTATCACGTGCCTTTAAGAACTTTACAACCGAGACACGAAGTGGCGAGCTCATGAACACAATTAAAAGCAATTTAACGGGTGAATAAACTTTCAACTTTCAACTTTCCACTTTAGCACGAAGTGCTAGTAAGCACGTTCGTTGCGGCCTTCAATGAAATTAATGAACGATTGAGTTACCACACGATTGCCTCCGGGCGTAGGATAATCGCCGGTGAAATACCAATCACCTTTGGTTTTCAGTGCCAGATGCATGTTTTCGATGCTTTGATATACAACATTGATTTTTGCATTGATGCCTTTGGGTGTAATCATCATGGCAATTTTTTCCGAAATCTGATTGGCGGTAAACGGCTTGTAAATTTTCTTTACATGATTTACCATTTCTTCTTTCGGTTTGCCGATCTGTTCTTTGCAGAGACGGTACACTTCGTCGATAACATTGGTTTGTTTTGTGTCGTGCAGCAATTCGATGGCAGCGCGGAAAGCAATGAAATCGCTGAGTTTGGCCATGTCGATTCCATAGCAGTCGGGGTAACGGATTTGCGGAGCTGACGACGCCACAAGTATGCTTTTCGGCTCGAGACGATCCAGAATTTTTATAATGCTTTGCCGCAGTGTTGTCCCGCGCACAATGGAATCGTCTATGACAACAAGATTGTCAATTCCATTACGCACCAGTCCATAGGTTACATCGTAGATGTGATCGACAAGATCTTCGCGTTCCTTATCAGTCGTAATGAAGGTGCGCATTTTCATATCCTTCACGGCAATGGTTTCAGCGCGCGGATGCAATTTTAATATTTCATCAATCGCTTCGGCCGATGGATTCTTTAATGCCAGGATTTTGTCGCGTTTTACTTTGTCCGTAAAATCAAGCAGGGATGCATACATTCCCATGAAAGCCACGATGGCAGTATTTGGAATATACGAAAAAACGGTGTTTTCGATGTCGTAATTAATGGCTTCGAGCACCTGCGGAACGATGAGCCGGCCTAGTTTTTTGCGTTCCCTGTAAATATCGGCATCGGTTCCGCGCGAGAAATAGATTCGTTCGAAGGAGCAATATTTTTCTTCTTTTGGTTCAATGATCTGTTCAACGGAATAGGAGCCGTCTTTTTTCACAATCAATGCCTGGCCTGGCTTTAGCTCCTGTACGTCTTCGTAATGAATATTAAAAGCTGTTTGAATAACAGGACGTTCGGAAGTTGCCACCACTATTTCATCGTTTGCATAATAGAATGCTGGCCGAATTCCGGAAGGATCGCGCAAAACAAAAGAGTCACCGTTACCAATCATGCCCGCGAGAACAAAGCCGCCGTCCCACAACGTGCTTGATTTGCGGAGGATGTTTGCAATGTTCAGCTCTTTGGTGATGTGATAAGAAATTTCAACGCGGGATAATCCTTCGGCTTTATAGCGTTGATAAAGCAAGTCGTTTTCTTCATCCAAATAATAACCGATTTGCTCCATGATGGTCACGGTGTCGGCCGTTTCGACCGGGTGTTGACCCATCTGAATCAGTTTCTGGAATAGTTCTTCAGCATTGGTCATATTGAAGTTTCCGGCCAGAATCAGGTTTCGGGTTTTCCAGTTATTGGGACGAATAAATGGGTGTACGTATTTAATGCTGTTTTTTCCGAAGGTTCCGTATCGCAAATGGCCAAGAAAAACTTCACCGGTAAAGTCAACATTTTCTTTCAAATAGTCAAGGTCGAGGTAGCGTGGTGATTGTGCGTTCTTAAGTTCATGCAGCGGAGCAAATGCCTGGTTGAAGGTATCGATGATTGGGGCAGACGAATTGCTTCTGATTCGATTGATGTAGGGCTTTCCGGGATGCATATC
Above is a window of Bacteroidetes bacterium GWF2_43_63 DNA encoding:
- a CDS encoding amidophosphoribosyltransferase, giving the protein MSEAIKHECGIAFLRLRKPAEFYLAKYGNPVYALQKMSLLMEKQHNRGQDGAGLACVKLDMHPGKPYINRIRSNSSAPIIDTFNQAFAPLHELKNAQSPRYLDLDYLKENVDFTGEVFLGHLRYGTFGKNSIKYVHPFIRPNNWKTRNLILAGNFNMTNAEELFQKLIQMGQHPVETADTVTIMEQIGYYLDEENDLLYQRYKAEGLSRVEISYHITKELNIANILRKSSTLWDGGFVLAGMIGNGDSFVLRDPSGIRPAFYYANDEIVVATSERPVIQTAFNIHYEDVQELKPGQALIVKKDGSYSVEQIIEPKEEKYCSFERIYFSRGTDADIYRERKKLGRLIVPQVLEAINYDIENTVFSYIPNTAIVAFMGMYASLLDFTDKVKRDKILALKNPSAEAIDEILKLHPRAETIAVKDMKMRTFITTDKEREDLVDHIYDVTYGLVRNGIDNLVVIDDSIVRGTTLRQSIIKILDRLEPKSILVASSAPQIRYPDCYGIDMAKLSDFIAFRAAIELLHDTKQTNVIDEVYRLCKEQIGKPKEEMVNHVKKIYKPFTANQISEKIAMMITPKGINAKINVVYQSIENMHLALKTKGDWYFTGDYPTPGGNRVVTQSFINFIEGRNERAY